In Massilia violaceinigra, one DNA window encodes the following:
- a CDS encoding choice-of-anchor A family protein, whose amino-acid sequence MHSQSHVDGRTWVGGTATGGDYAQHANDTPASKYAGLTVMGNANRVQVNALGAVIGGNLSGAAINAGSGVIYGNVHNSNLNGAAWVGGSLSGSNTNGGRLPSLDGTMQTNADAAHSTDFAAALGALSASLSQMSGTGSTVTFNGYGKATFNAVANASGVAVFNLIDAGVFKASEFEFNLGDATTVILNASDETATIGANFLGGSAQSLGSKLIWNFRNATSITTNALFGGAILAPSARLTNNQNIEGGVFVKSLDQYGELHLQAFDGKLNPVPEPATGALLLAGLLMLALARRRTR is encoded by the coding sequence ATGCATTCGCAATCGCACGTCGATGGCCGCACCTGGGTGGGCGGCACGGCCACCGGTGGCGACTATGCGCAGCACGCGAACGACACGCCGGCGTCGAAGTACGCCGGCCTGACCGTCATGGGCAACGCCAACAGGGTGCAGGTCAATGCCCTCGGCGCCGTCATCGGGGGCAACCTGAGCGGCGCGGCCATCAATGCCGGCAGCGGCGTGATCTACGGCAATGTCCACAACAGCAACCTCAACGGTGCAGCCTGGGTCGGCGGCAGCCTGAGCGGCAGCAACACCAATGGCGGACGCCTGCCCTCGCTCGACGGCACCATGCAGACCAACGCCGATGCGGCGCACTCGACCGATTTCGCGGCCGCGCTGGGCGCGCTCTCGGCCAGCCTGAGCCAGATGAGCGGCACCGGCAGCACCGTCACCTTCAACGGCTATGGCAAGGCCACCTTCAACGCCGTGGCCAACGCCAGCGGTGTGGCGGTGTTCAACCTGATCGACGCCGGCGTGTTCAAGGCGAGCGAATTCGAATTCAACCTGGGCGACGCCACCACCGTGATCCTGAACGCGAGTGATGAGACTGCGACAATTGGCGCCAACTTCCTGGGTGGCTCCGCACAATCCCTCGGCAGCAAGCTGATCTGGAATTTTCGGAATGCCACCAGCATCACCACCAACGCCCTGTTCGGCGGCGCCATCCTGGCGCCATCGGCCCGGCTGACCAATAACCAGAACATCGAGGGCGGCGTGTTCGTCAAGTCGCTCGACCAGTACGGCGAACTGCATCTGCAAGCGTTCGACGGCAAGCTGAATCCGGTACCGGAGCCGGCCACCGGCGCCCTGCTGCTCGCGGGCCTGCTGATGCTCGCCCTGGCGCGCCGGCGCACCCGCTAG
- a CDS encoding GAF domain-containing sensor histidine kinase, producing the protein MESRLDRLEAVQAMLLGIGQISTGCADIADFVGAVHRALGRIMYAANFYVALSDREENTVRFVYYVDERDPTPDPQEKLRLASPEQSPTAWVMMNRRRLVMTGAESAAHEVDGHTWGRGTRAEQWMGCPLLDHQHQALGAIVLQSYSPQHRYSDEDQALFSLIANHVSNALQGMQSMDRLERAVHERTALLAHEVAERRRAEAVQHALYEIANLSASAVDAEMLSGNLHHIISELIVAENFLIALYHPDTHEFSIPYFVDQKHAEAPVKRFAYGVGMSSYILDSKQACLHDAASYARLVAERSMGQPLGSVEIASWMGAPMLVHDRPYGVIIVQSYDPAIVYTEADLELLAFMASHVAVAIARMQADRAVRLAKERLEQQNGALNTALTALRDAQSELVRQEKLASLGRLVAGVAHEINTPLGICVTATSHLVQELKLTREEMAAGEMTEDSLEQFFDILEQSLRIMTTNTQRAAALVRSFKQVAVDQSSEDIRSFEMKAYLAEVLLSLQPRLKGQRVLVEVDCPEDIVLDSFPGAVSQIVTNLVMNSLVHGYTREQAGLIRIEVRLDGGQVWFDYSDDGAGMDQETLAKLFDPFFTTRRGQGGSGLGAHIVYNLVTGLLGGSVKVDSAPGEGLHYRLRFPQSRKQAGAGAAA; encoded by the coding sequence ATGGAGAGCCGTCTCGACCGTCTGGAAGCCGTCCAGGCCATGTTGCTGGGCATCGGACAGATCTCGACGGGGTGCGCCGACATCGCCGACTTCGTGGGCGCGGTGCACCGCGCGCTGGGCCGCATCATGTATGCGGCCAATTTTTATGTGGCGCTGAGCGACCGCGAGGAGAACACGGTGCGCTTCGTGTACTACGTCGACGAACGCGACCCCACGCCCGATCCCCAGGAAAAGCTGCGCCTGGCCTCGCCCGAGCAATCGCCCACCGCCTGGGTGATGATGAACCGGCGCAGGCTGGTCATGACGGGCGCCGAGAGCGCCGCGCATGAGGTCGATGGACATACCTGGGGCCGCGGCACGCGCGCCGAGCAGTGGATGGGCTGCCCGCTGCTCGACCATCAGCACCAGGCGCTGGGCGCCATCGTGCTGCAAAGTTACAGTCCGCAACACAGGTACAGCGATGAAGACCAGGCGCTGTTTTCGCTGATCGCCAACCACGTCTCGAATGCGCTGCAAGGCATGCAGAGCATGGACCGGCTCGAACGCGCGGTGCACGAACGCACCGCGCTGCTGGCGCACGAAGTGGCCGAACGGCGCCGCGCCGAAGCGGTCCAGCACGCGCTGTACGAGATCGCCAACCTGTCGGCCTCGGCGGTCGATGCGGAGATGTTGTCGGGTAATCTGCACCACATCATCAGCGAACTGATCGTCGCCGAAAACTTCCTGATCGCGCTGTACCACCCGGACACGCACGAGTTCAGCATCCCGTATTTTGTCGACCAGAAGCATGCCGAGGCGCCGGTCAAGCGTTTCGCTTACGGCGTGGGGATGAGTTCCTACATTTTGGACAGCAAGCAGGCTTGCCTGCACGACGCGGCCAGCTATGCGCGCCTGGTGGCCGAGCGCAGCATGGGCCAGCCGTTGGGCAGCGTCGAGATTGCCAGCTGGATGGGCGCGCCGATGCTGGTGCACGACCGGCCGTACGGGGTGATCATCGTGCAGAGCTACGACCCGGCCATCGTCTACACCGAGGCCGACCTGGAACTGCTGGCCTTCATGGCCAGCCACGTGGCGGTGGCGATCGCGCGCATGCAGGCCGACCGCGCGGTGCGCTTGGCCAAGGAGCGCCTGGAGCAGCAGAATGGCGCCCTGAACACGGCGCTGACGGCGCTGCGCGATGCGCAGAGCGAACTGGTGCGTCAGGAAAAGCTGGCCTCCCTGGGACGGCTGGTGGCGGGCGTGGCGCACGAGATCAATACGCCGCTGGGGATTTGCGTGACCGCCACCAGCCATCTGGTGCAGGAATTGAAACTGACGCGCGAGGAAATGGCGGCCGGCGAGATGACGGAGGATAGCCTGGAGCAGTTTTTCGACATCCTTGAGCAGTCGCTGCGCATCATGACCACCAACACGCAGCGCGCGGCGGCGCTGGTGCGCAGCTTCAAGCAGGTGGCGGTGGACCAGTCGTCGGAAGACATTCGCAGCTTTGAGATGAAGGCCTACCTGGCCGAAGTGCTGCTGTCGCTGCAGCCGCGCCTGAAGGGGCAGCGGGTGTTGGTCGAAGTCGACTGCCCGGAGGATATTGTGCTCGATAGTTTTCCGGGCGCCGTGTCGCAGATCGTGACCAATCTGGTGATGAATTCGCTGGTGCACGGCTACACGCGCGAGCAGGCGGGGCTGATCCGGATCGAGGTGCGGCTCGACGGCGGGCAGGTGTGGTTCGATTACAGCGATGACGGCGCCGGCATGGACCAGGAAACGCTGGCGAAGCTGTTCGATCCGTTCTTCACGACGCGGCGCGGGCAGGGCGGCAGCGGGCTGGGGGCGCACATCGTGTACAACCTGGTGACGGGGCTGCTGGGCGGCTCGGTGAAGGTCGATAGCGCGCCGGGTGAAGGCTTGCATTACCGGCTGCGGTTTCCGCAGAGCCGCAAGCAGGCTGGCGCGGGAGCGGCGGCTTAG
- a CDS encoding RES family NAD+ phosphorylase: MSSRWDFKAAAAAGILHILPLHVNRLVRLSRFPATEPYWGKSKAYRFDDPAQAFGTTYAALMLDVAFAETILHQNGQFSSGAWFIDEKNIAARHIVGFQRPKKPLLGLVNLTGSYLKALWLNNDLCSSDDYADSMLVSASLHDQLPDVDGIIYVSRQMNTGRAVALFERSCLQRSSTVMPLKNHPAFSALLSKFNVAILPSGRASTPRH, encoded by the coding sequence TTGAGCTCCAGATGGGACTTCAAGGCTGCTGCCGCAGCGGGTATCTTGCACATCTTGCCCCTCCACGTGAACCGGCTTGTGCGGCTGAGCCGTTTCCCGGCAACCGAACCATACTGGGGAAAGAGCAAGGCGTACCGCTTTGACGATCCTGCCCAGGCGTTCGGGACGACCTATGCCGCGCTTATGCTGGACGTCGCTTTCGCAGAAACCATCTTGCATCAAAACGGGCAATTTTCGAGTGGCGCGTGGTTCATCGACGAGAAAAATATCGCCGCAAGGCACATTGTTGGCTTCCAGCGCCCGAAAAAGCCGCTCCTTGGATTGGTGAATCTCACTGGCTCATATCTCAAAGCCCTCTGGCTTAACAACGACCTGTGCTCGTCCGACGATTATGCGGATTCCATGCTTGTTAGCGCCTCGTTGCATGACCAACTTCCAGATGTAGACGGGATCATCTATGTCAGTCGGCAAATGAACACCGGCCGTGCAGTTGCCTTGTTTGAAAGGTCCTGCCTGCAGCGATCGTCTACGGTCATGCCATTGAAAAATCATCCGGCATTTAGCGCGCTGCTCAGCAAGTTTAATGTCGCCATTCTGCCCAGTGGCCGAGCATCCACACCAAGGCACTGA
- a CDS encoding response regulator translates to MSFLSSATPKLAPWKVLLVDDEPDIHDITKLTLSRFRLDGRALTFLHAYTGLEAKEVLARESDIALVFLDVVMEHDDSGLEVARWMREDLGNHFTRIVLRTGQPGQAPEERVIVNYDINDYKEKTELDRTKLFTTTFAALRAYRDIMKVEDARLLQANYREGLERVIAASSHIFQQRNLKDFASGLLQQVVALLRLEKSMLLRLSGASVITGTSEYEILAQIGDIGDAMLGPELMAQLDDAHSNRISRLHGDTYVGYFPNSSGKASLLVLKGVEEIADIDAQLLEVFCSGVAIAFDNILLTQEITDTQAELIMRLGDVVESRSNEAGNHVRRMSQVCHMLAQASGMPEDETAVLMHAAPMHDIGKIATPDAVLLKPGKLTPEEWEIMKQHPTVGLSILDGSSRPILKAAAVIAHQHHEKFDGSGYPQGLMGPDIHVYARIVAVADVFDALSHKRCYKEAWPLDEVVAHLREVSGQHLDPVFVELLIANIDAAVDINRRWPD, encoded by the coding sequence ATGTCATTTTTGTCATCCGCCACGCCCAAACTCGCTCCATGGAAAGTTTTGCTGGTCGACGATGAGCCGGACATTCACGACATCACCAAGCTGACCCTGAGCCGCTTCCGACTCGACGGGCGCGCCCTGACGTTTCTGCATGCCTACACCGGCCTAGAGGCCAAGGAAGTGCTGGCGCGTGAGAGCGATATCGCGCTGGTGTTTCTCGACGTGGTGATGGAGCACGACGACAGTGGCCTGGAAGTGGCGCGCTGGATGCGCGAAGACCTGGGCAACCACTTCACCCGCATCGTGCTGCGCACCGGCCAGCCGGGCCAGGCGCCGGAAGAGCGCGTGATCGTCAATTACGACATCAACGATTACAAGGAAAAGACCGAGCTCGACCGCACCAAACTGTTCACCACCACCTTCGCCGCCCTGCGCGCCTACCGCGACATCATGAAGGTCGAGGATGCGCGCCTGCTGCAAGCCAATTACCGCGAAGGGTTGGAGCGGGTGATCGCGGCGTCATCGCACATTTTCCAGCAGCGCAATCTGAAAGACTTCGCCAGCGGCTTGCTGCAGCAGGTCGTGGCCCTCTTGCGGTTGGAAAAAAGCATGCTGCTGCGCCTGTCCGGCGCCAGCGTCATCACCGGCACGAGCGAATACGAAATCCTGGCCCAGATCGGCGACATCGGGGACGCCATGCTCGGCCCGGAACTGATGGCCCAGCTCGACGACGCGCACAGCAACCGCATCTCGCGCCTGCATGGCGATACTTACGTCGGCTACTTTCCCAACAGCAGCGGCAAGGCGTCCTTGCTGGTGCTCAAGGGCGTGGAGGAAATCGCCGACATCGATGCGCAGCTGCTCGAAGTGTTCTGCTCAGGTGTGGCGATTGCCTTCGACAATATCCTGCTCACGCAAGAGATCACCGATACCCAGGCCGAGCTGATCATGCGCCTGGGCGACGTGGTCGAATCGCGTTCGAACGAAGCGGGCAACCACGTGCGGCGCATGTCGCAGGTGTGCCATATGCTGGCGCAGGCGTCCGGGATGCCGGAAGATGAAACGGCGGTGCTGATGCACGCCGCGCCCATGCACGACATCGGCAAGATCGCCACGCCGGACGCGGTGCTGCTCAAGCCCGGCAAGCTCACGCCCGAGGAATGGGAAATCATGAAGCAGCACCCGACCGTGGGGCTGTCGATCCTGGATGGGTCGTCGCGGCCGATTTTGAAGGCGGCGGCAGTGATCGCCCATCAGCATCACGAAAAATTCGATGGCAGCGGGTATCCGCAGGGCTTGATGGGGCCGGACATTCATGTGTACGCGCGCATCGTGGCGGTGGCCGACGTGTTCGATGCGCTCAGCCACAAGCGCTGCTACAAGGAAGCCTGGCCGTTGGATGAGGTGGTGGCGCACTTGCGCGAGGTATCGGGCCAGCACCTCGATCCGGTGTTTGTGGAGCTGCTGATCGCCAATATCGACGCTGCGGTCGATATCAACCGGCGCTGGCCAGATTGA
- a CDS encoding DNA-formamidopyrimidine glycosylase family protein, whose protein sequence is MPEGPSLVILREETTRFVGKEIARATGNTKTVDLPSLEGQKIVSLRSWGKHFIIELPHTVLRIHFMLFGSYRIDERKDKPPRMALEFTDGSELNFYACSVKHIEPDLDASYDWDADIMSPTWDAAKARKKLRAAPDMLACDALLDQTIFAGVGNIIKNEVLFRIRLHPLSTIGALPAPKLRALVEQARQYSFDFLEWKKQFVLKQHWLAHRKTICPRCDIPFSKGHLGLTKRRAFYCEKCQKRYG, encoded by the coding sequence GTGCCCGAAGGACCATCGCTCGTCATCCTGCGCGAAGAAACCACGCGTTTCGTCGGCAAGGAAATTGCCCGTGCCACTGGCAACACCAAGACTGTCGACCTGCCCAGCCTGGAGGGGCAGAAAATCGTCTCGCTGCGCAGTTGGGGCAAGCATTTCATCATCGAATTGCCGCACACGGTGCTGCGCATTCACTTCATGCTGTTCGGCAGCTACCGCATCGACGAGCGCAAGGACAAGCCGCCGCGCATGGCGCTCGAATTTACCGATGGCAGCGAACTGAATTTCTACGCCTGTTCCGTCAAGCATATCGAACCCGACCTCGACGCCAGCTACGACTGGGACGCCGACATCATGTCGCCCACCTGGGACGCGGCCAAGGCGCGCAAGAAGCTGCGCGCCGCGCCCGACATGCTGGCCTGCGATGCCCTGCTCGACCAGACCATCTTCGCCGGCGTGGGCAATATCATCAAGAACGAAGTGCTGTTCCGCATCCGCCTGCATCCGCTCTCGACCATCGGCGCGCTGCCGGCGCCCAAGCTGCGCGCCCTGGTGGAGCAGGCACGTCAATACAGTTTCGATTTCCTCGAATGGAAAAAGCAGTTCGTGCTCAAACAGCATTGGCTGGCGCACCGCAAGACCATCTGTCCGCGCTGCGATATTCCCTTTTCAAAAGGACATCTGGGACTCACCAAACGGCGCGCATTTTATTGCGAGAAATGCCAAAAACGCTACGGCTAA
- a CDS encoding DUF3016 domain-containing protein → MKNGWIKLLQAGALAAVMALPASAATAVATVTYAEPDRFTDVPFTPWERERVLKQLTAHFDKLAASLPPGQELKVEVLDLDLAGQTKPNFRGGQDLRVMNGGADWPHIHLRYSISEGGKVLKSGEEKLSNMQYLHRMNSYGNNELLRYEKQMLDDWFKQTVAARQATR, encoded by the coding sequence ATGAAAAACGGATGGATCAAGTTATTGCAAGCGGGCGCGCTGGCTGCGGTGATGGCCCTGCCGGCCAGCGCCGCAACCGCCGTGGCGACGGTGACGTATGCCGAGCCGGACCGCTTTACCGACGTGCCGTTCACGCCATGGGAACGCGAGCGCGTGCTCAAGCAGCTCACGGCCCACTTCGACAAGCTGGCGGCCAGTTTGCCGCCCGGGCAGGAACTCAAGGTGGAGGTGCTCGACCTTGACCTGGCTGGCCAGACCAAGCCGAATTTTCGCGGTGGCCAGGATTTGCGGGTGATGAACGGCGGCGCCGACTGGCCGCATATTCATCTGCGCTACAGCATCAGCGAGGGTGGCAAGGTGCTCAAGTCGGGCGAGGAAAAGCTGAGCAATATGCAGTATCTGCACCGGATGAATTCGTACGGCAACAACGAGCTGCTGCGCTACGAGAAGCAGATGCTCGATGACTGGTTCAAGCAGACCGTGGCGGCGCGCCAGGCGACGCGCTAG
- a CDS encoding RNA polymerase sigma factor, whose protein sequence is MTMPPPPTPLDTDLLHQLRDGVGAAFQTLYQRHQAPLYRFALLRTGSGDTAADIVQEVFMGLLTGSVRYDPLRGLLLHFLFGVARNLILKHEQPRLRLASLPDPGDDDDSAFEPGSEEGEPLARLLDNELAEQVRRALSLLAPHYRDAVILYELHDMSYLEIAEICQIDIGTVRSRLSRGRAALAKRLAAYRPALHD, encoded by the coding sequence ATGACGATGCCGCCCCCACCCACACCGCTTGATACCGACCTGCTGCACCAGCTGCGCGATGGCGTGGGCGCGGCATTCCAGACGCTGTACCAGCGCCATCAGGCGCCCCTGTACCGCTTCGCCCTGCTGCGCACCGGCTCGGGCGACACGGCGGCCGATATCGTCCAGGAAGTGTTCATGGGTTTGCTGACCGGGAGCGTGCGCTACGACCCGCTGCGCGGGCTGCTGCTGCACTTTTTGTTCGGCGTGGCGCGCAATCTGATCCTCAAGCACGAGCAGCCGCGCCTGCGTTTGGCCAGCCTGCCCGATCCCGGCGACGATGACGACAGCGCATTCGAGCCCGGCAGCGAGGAAGGCGAACCGCTGGCGCGCCTGCTCGACAACGAACTGGCCGAGCAGGTGCGGCGCGCACTAAGCCTGCTGGCGCCCCACTACCGCGACGCCGTCATCCTCTACGAGCTGCACGACATGTCCTACCTGGAGATTGCCGAGATCTGCCAGATCGATATCGGCACCGTGCGTTCGCGCCTCTCGCGCGGGCGCGCCGCGCTGGCCAAACGGCTGGCGGCCTACCGTCCCGCCTTGCACGACTGA
- a CDS encoding thioesterase family protein — MARLILEFPEEQYCYTTPLTVRVTDINGANHLGNDSMISMISEARARFLYEFGIAETERDGTGIIVTDMATTYRAEAHARDQLLFEVGVMDFNKYGGDLIFRVSRPRDKKQIAMAKSGFVFFNYKTTQVVTMPDDFRAKFPRVNWID, encoded by the coding sequence ATGGCCCGCCTGATCCTTGAATTTCCGGAAGAGCAGTACTGCTACACCACCCCGCTGACCGTGCGCGTAACCGACATCAACGGCGCCAACCACCTCGGCAACGACTCGATGATTTCGATGATTTCCGAAGCGCGTGCGCGCTTCCTGTACGAATTCGGCATCGCCGAAACCGAGCGCGACGGCACCGGCATCATCGTCACCGACATGGCCACCACCTACCGCGCCGAAGCGCATGCGCGCGACCAGCTGCTGTTCGAGGTCGGCGTGATGGATTTCAATAAATATGGCGGCGACCTGATCTTCCGCGTGAGCCGTCCGCGCGACAAGAAACAGATCGCCATGGCCAAGTCCGGTTTCGTCTTCTTCAACTACAAAACCACGCAAGTGGTGACGATGCCGGACGATTTCCGCGCCAAATTCCCGCGCGTGAACTGGATCGACTGA
- a CDS encoding PQQ-dependent sugar dehydrogenase — MLTRHLRTILAALAMLLLSACGGSDDDKPPAGNGALTVNLANLPAGLPAAVRISGPASYAKTISAGQTLTGLKAGSYTVTADSILSGNLSWSAAAPVQSATVADGGTAIVNVSYGSSTLALGVREVASVSGAVFLTAPSGDARQFIVERSGRILVMQDGALLGTPFLDIRNRVAATGEGGLLSMAFHPQYASNGWFFIYYTDAGNNIVVERHSVSSANRNLAEPTAVLEIIRIPHPGATNHYGGLVSFGPDGFLYLATGDGGGAGDPNGNAQNLNVLLGKMLRLDVANSRGAQPYVIPPTNPFAGQAGRRAEIWASGLRNPWRYAFDADRLYIADVGQGKREEVDIAGISQGGLNYGWNIMEASLCYNAAICDKSGLTLPAFEYEHGPNKINGCSITGGYVYRGKAIAELAGRYFYSDYCGGYLKSFLYKDNGVTEPASWAIPDIDAVQSFGQDGNGELYMIAATGKVYRIVRAGTS; from the coding sequence ATGCTCACACGCCACCTGCGGACCATCCTGGCCGCGCTCGCCATGCTTCTGCTGTCCGCCTGCGGCGGCTCGGACGACGACAAGCCGCCAGCCGGCAACGGTGCCCTGACCGTCAACCTGGCCAACCTGCCCGCCGGCCTGCCCGCGGCCGTGCGCATCAGCGGCCCGGCATCCTACGCAAAAACCATCAGCGCGGGGCAAACCCTGACCGGACTGAAGGCCGGCAGCTATACCGTCACCGCCGACAGCATCCTGAGCGGCAACCTGAGCTGGAGCGCCGCCGCGCCGGTCCAAAGCGCCACTGTGGCCGATGGCGGCACCGCCATCGTCAACGTCAGCTACGGCAGCAGCACCCTGGCGCTCGGCGTGCGCGAAGTGGCCAGCGTGAGCGGCGCCGTATTCCTCACCGCCCCCAGCGGCGACGCGCGCCAGTTCATCGTGGAACGCAGCGGCCGCATCCTCGTCATGCAGGATGGCGCACTGCTGGGCACGCCCTTCCTCGACATCCGCAACCGGGTCGCCGCCACTGGCGAAGGCGGCCTGCTGTCGATGGCCTTCCATCCCCAGTACGCCAGCAACGGCTGGTTCTTCATCTACTACACCGACGCCGGCAACAACATCGTGGTCGAGCGGCACAGCGTGTCCTCCGCCAACCGCAACCTGGCCGAACCGACCGCGGTACTGGAAATCATCCGCATCCCCCACCCCGGCGCCACCAACCACTACGGCGGCCTGGTCAGCTTCGGCCCGGACGGCTTCCTGTACCTGGCCACGGGCGACGGCGGCGGCGCGGGCGACCCGAACGGCAATGCCCAAAACCTCAACGTGTTGCTCGGCAAAATGCTGCGCCTGGACGTGGCCAATTCGCGGGGCGCGCAGCCGTACGTCATTCCTCCGACCAATCCCTTCGCCGGACAGGCCGGGCGCCGCGCCGAGATCTGGGCCTCCGGCCTGCGCAATCCATGGCGCTACGCCTTCGACGCCGACCGCCTGTACATCGCCGACGTCGGCCAGGGCAAGCGCGAGGAAGTCGACATCGCCGGCATTTCCCAGGGCGGCCTGAACTACGGCTGGAACATCATGGAAGCGTCGCTGTGCTACAACGCGGCCATCTGCGACAAGTCCGGGCTGACCCTGCCCGCATTCGAGTACGAGCACGGCCCCAACAAGATCAACGGCTGCTCGATCACGGGCGGTTACGTCTACCGCGGCAAGGCGATTGCGGAACTGGCCGGGCGCTACTTCTATTCCGACTATTGCGGCGGCTACCTCAAGAGCTTCCTGTACAAGGACAACGGTGTCACCGAACCGGCCAGCTGGGCCATTCCCGACATCGACGCCGTGCAATCGTTCGGCCAGGATGGCAACGGCGAGCTGTACATGATCGCCGCCACCGGCAAGGTCTACCGGATCGTGCGCGCGGGTACGTCCTGA
- a CDS encoding MFS transporter, protein MDRPPRPVATIATIAILAVTQILSWGTLYYAFAVVAHDIARELALPRAAVFGAFSWCLLVAGITATPSGILIDRHGGRLVMAGGSLLCGLGFIMLSQARGATAYYLAWTVLGAAMPAVLYDAAFATLNRQFGMRARGAISTLTLFGGFASTVFWPLTVHLNGIAGWRTTYLAYGLVQLLLCMPLHLLLSTPPEAAQMHKQAAAGADFSLRQALRHPAFWKLAFAFSANSFIFSALSAHLIPILQSYGHALSSVVWMAALIGPMQVAGRLGEMRMARHARPQASGTFCFAVLPGALLAVLFWGQHQVAVALFCVLYGLSIGILTIVRGTLPQILFGARNYGAISGALAGPALIARAAGPIAIAALLQFNSSPALLFSLLLGCSLASLLFYLLAVRSSSPAAATAR, encoded by the coding sequence ATGGACCGCCCTCCCCGCCCCGTCGCCACCATCGCCACCATCGCCATTCTCGCCGTCACCCAGATCCTGTCCTGGGGCACGCTGTACTACGCCTTCGCCGTCGTGGCCCACGATATCGCGCGCGAGCTGGCCTTGCCGCGCGCCGCCGTGTTCGGCGCTTTTTCCTGGTGCCTGCTGGTGGCCGGCATCACCGCCACCCCGTCCGGCATCCTGATCGACCGCCATGGCGGGCGCCTGGTCATGGCCGGCGGCTCGCTGCTGTGCGGCCTCGGCTTCATCATGCTGAGCCAGGCCCGGGGCGCCACTGCGTACTACCTGGCCTGGACCGTGCTCGGCGCCGCCATGCCGGCCGTGCTGTACGACGCCGCCTTCGCCACCCTCAACCGCCAGTTCGGCATGCGCGCGCGCGGGGCGATCTCCACCCTCACCCTGTTCGGCGGCTTCGCCAGCACCGTGTTCTGGCCCCTGACGGTGCACCTGAACGGCATCGCTGGCTGGCGCACGACCTACCTGGCCTACGGGCTGGTCCAGCTGCTGCTGTGCATGCCGCTGCACTTGTTGCTCAGTACGCCGCCCGAAGCCGCCCAGATGCACAAGCAAGCCGCGGCCGGTGCCGATTTCAGCCTGCGCCAGGCGCTGCGCCATCCCGCCTTCTGGAAGCTCGCCTTTGCGTTTTCGGCCAACAGTTTCATCTTCTCGGCGCTGTCGGCGCACCTGATTCCCATCCTGCAATCCTATGGCCACGCCTTGTCCAGCGTGGTGTGGATGGCCGCGCTGATCGGGCCGATGCAAGTGGCCGGCCGGCTCGGCGAAATGCGCATGGCCCGCCACGCGCGCCCGCAGGCGAGCGGCACCTTCTGCTTCGCGGTCTTGCCCGGCGCCTTGCTGGCCGTGCTGTTCTGGGGCCAGCACCAGGTCGCGGTGGCACTGTTCTGCGTGCTGTACGGCCTGTCCATCGGCATTCTGACCATCGTGCGCGGCACCTTGCCGCAGATCCTGTTCGGCGCGCGCAACTATGGCGCCATTTCCGGCGCCCTGGCCGGACCGGCGCTGATCGCGCGCGCCGCCGGCCCCATCGCCATCGCCGCCCTGCTCCAGTTCAACTCCTCGCCGGCGCTGCTGTTTTCGCTGCTGCTGGGCTGTTCGCTGGCCTCGCTCCTGTTCTATCTGCTAGCCGTGCGCAGCAGCTCCCCGGCCGCCGCCACTGCCCGCTGA